The following proteins are co-located in the Paenibacillus sp. JNUCC32 genome:
- a CDS encoding ABC transporter ATP-binding protein, with product MTTLIEFKKVTKAYPIGEVTIQALAGVDFSILEGEFVVILGASGAGKSTILNILGGMDTATSGQVFVGDQEITGWSEKRLTEYRGEQVGFVFQFYNLIPNLNALENVEFATEVCKDHLDARDILHKVGLSDRLKNFPSQLSGGEQQRVAIARAVAKNPALLLCDEPTGALDYVTGKSVLKLLQDLNQETKTCVVLVTHNSAIAPMADKVIRVKSGKIESITINEHKQSVEGIEW from the coding sequence GTGACAACGTTAATCGAATTCAAAAAGGTAACCAAGGCCTATCCAATCGGCGAAGTGACGATTCAAGCCCTTGCGGGCGTTGACTTCTCCATATTAGAGGGGGAATTCGTCGTGATCCTAGGGGCTAGCGGGGCAGGGAAAAGCACGATTTTGAACATTCTCGGCGGGATGGATACGGCAACCTCGGGACAAGTGTTTGTTGGAGATCAAGAGATTACGGGATGGAGCGAGAAGAGATTAACCGAATACCGCGGCGAGCAGGTTGGCTTCGTATTTCAATTCTATAACCTGATTCCGAATTTGAATGCGCTGGAGAACGTGGAATTTGCGACAGAGGTATGTAAGGACCATCTGGATGCACGAGATATTTTACATAAGGTTGGACTATCGGATCGTTTGAAGAACTTCCCTTCCCAGCTCTCTGGCGGCGAACAGCAAAGAGTTGCGATCGCAAGAGCGGTTGCCAAGAATCCCGCGCTGCTCCTCTGCGACGAACCCACCGGTGCTCTGGATTATGTGACAGGAAAGTCGGTCTTAAAGCTTCTTCAAGATTTGAACCAGGAAACGAAGACATGCGTCGTGCTGGTCACCCATAACTCGGCCATCGCGCCGATGGCGGATAAAGTGATCCGCGTCAAGAGCGGGAAGATCGAGAGCATCACGATCAATGAGCACAAACAAAGCGTTGAAGGGATCGAGTGGTGA
- a CDS encoding DUF4317 domain-containing protein, translating to MNKKEVANIRKQFKLDHDLMNIYDILNVYITKETNEIYHWERLPFELVDREKQELYMGNFKKLLTGELDQKLFELRFQEAAEEPAQVMLHQALVSGDPEEWQDLMLMLVDRMLKDAQYERDMVVTFVRGQYYLPTKARNDEAEESEKNEVFAHPFILCSVNSTEKQRKTLLFDYVEREFKYNVIVDPIIKLSAPEQGFLYPSVTDNYSDVNRILYCTGKSNFPDPHFVEQVLNGERSVTALEERAIFEDIVKEVAGEQLDSATIAQVYEEINRVIEMNEETKEEEPPKLDYKDLERVLNASGVEDVTTEKVERAFETIVDNKNYEMKATSVMPKYTTKSIKIETKVATISVSPQDLRYVKQVNFQGKRNIMIEVDEDVAIEGFTLASETLLS from the coding sequence ATGAACAAAAAAGAAGTCGCCAATATACGCAAGCAATTTAAGCTGGATCACGATTTAATGAATATTTACGATATTCTCAATGTCTATATTACGAAGGAAACGAATGAAATCTATCACTGGGAGCGCCTGCCGTTCGAGCTGGTGGACCGGGAGAAGCAAGAGTTATACATGGGAAATTTCAAAAAACTGCTGACCGGCGAGCTGGATCAAAAATTGTTCGAATTGAGGTTCCAGGAAGCAGCGGAGGAACCGGCGCAGGTCATGCTTCACCAAGCGCTCGTGTCGGGTGATCCGGAAGAATGGCAGGACTTGATGCTGATGCTGGTGGATCGAATGCTGAAGGATGCCCAATATGAGCGGGATATGGTGGTCACGTTCGTTCGGGGACAGTATTATTTGCCGACCAAGGCGAGAAACGATGAAGCGGAAGAGAGCGAGAAGAATGAGGTGTTCGCCCATCCGTTCATTTTATGCAGCGTGAATTCTACGGAGAAACAACGGAAGACGCTCTTATTCGATTATGTGGAGCGGGAGTTCAAGTACAACGTCATTGTAGATCCGATTATCAAGTTAAGCGCGCCAGAGCAAGGATTCCTGTACCCTAGCGTGACGGACAATTATTCCGATGTGAATCGTATATTGTATTGTACGGGAAAATCGAATTTTCCGGATCCGCATTTTGTCGAGCAGGTCTTGAACGGAGAACGATCCGTGACGGCACTTGAAGAGCGGGCGATCTTCGAGGATATCGTCAAGGAAGTGGCCGGCGAACAGCTCGATTCAGCCACCATTGCCCAGGTGTACGAGGAAATCAACCGGGTGATCGAAATGAACGAAGAGACGAAGGAGGAAGAACCTCCGAAGCTGGATTATAAAGATCTGGAGCGCGTACTGAACGCAAGCGGCGTAGAGGACGTGACGACCGAGAAGGTGGAGCGGGCATTCGAAACCATCGTGGACAACAAGAACTATGAGATGAAAGCAACCAGCGTAATGCCGAAGTATACTACCAAATCCATCAAGATCGAAACCAAGGTAGCTACGATTTCGGTGAGCCCGCAGGATTTAAGATATGTCAAACAGGTTAATTTCCAAGGCAAACGCAACATCATGATTGAAGTCGACGAAGATGTCGCGATTGAAGGTTTTACGCTGGCTTCAGAAACGCTTTTAAGTTAA
- a CDS encoding AAA family ATPase, with amino-acid sequence MLYLSNFKLSSTISSNPNIYPDHVFRHMAGEVLLFDRITVLYGSNGSGKSTLLNLIANKLGIAGAERMTSYGHNAYAQRFIEESSYQLGHDDQERPLYKLPDGSRYIKSEDLLYEIKKIQQESVLREGLLHEQLVQGKSKAEVEELEQSYEFKKKMDIIQFAQEKYSNGESSMQFFEEYLLPGKLYLLDEPETSLSPANQIKLAEQMNDLARYFDSQFIIATHSPFVLGTLHAKIYNLDAKMLQTAEWFELDHVRFFYRFFHKHQRLFE; translated from the coding sequence ATGCTATATTTAAGTAACTTCAAACTCTCTTCTACCATTTCCAGCAACCCGAATATATATCCCGATCATGTGTTCAGGCACATGGCAGGGGAAGTTCTGCTGTTTGATCGAATCACGGTATTATACGGCAGTAACGGCTCCGGCAAGTCCACCTTGCTGAATCTGATCGCCAACAAATTGGGTATCGCGGGCGCTGAGCGAATGACAAGCTATGGTCACAACGCTTACGCGCAGCGGTTTATCGAGGAAAGCAGCTATCAACTCGGGCATGATGATCAGGAGCGTCCCCTATATAAGCTTCCCGACGGGAGCCGGTACATCAAGTCGGAGGATCTGTTGTATGAAATCAAGAAAATACAGCAGGAAAGCGTGCTTCGCGAAGGGCTGCTGCATGAGCAGCTCGTTCAGGGAAAGAGCAAGGCCGAGGTAGAAGAGCTGGAGCAGTCGTATGAATTCAAGAAGAAGATGGACATCATTCAATTCGCTCAGGAGAAGTATTCGAACGGGGAAAGCTCGATGCAGTTTTTTGAGGAATATTTGCTTCCCGGGAAACTTTATTTATTGGATGAACCGGAAACGTCGCTTTCTCCGGCGAATCAAATCAAGCTGGCCGAGCAAATGAACGATTTGGCGCGTTATTTTGACAGTCAGTTTATTATTGCTACGCATTCTCCCTTTGTCCTGGGTACGCTTCATGCGAAGATCTACAATCTCGATGCCAAGATGTTGCAAACGGCCGAATGGTTTGAGCTGGACCATGTACGATTCTTTTATCGATTTTTCCATAAACATCAAAGATTGTTTGAATGA
- a CDS encoding TetR/AcrR family transcriptional regulator — MTIKKNEADPRVIRTRRLLQDAFASLIQEKDFESITVRDIAERATVNRATFYAHFVDKFEILEARLMESFMTIINRRISGHEVLNEETIQSIFLGVCDFHKSLSTMCKRRYTSLGAVFEIQIKEKIQTILLSFIDKDKMLSSPNAQFLINTATNMLSWGMYGAAYAWNKEGHLISAESFVKQTMPLVMNGAKELLG; from the coding sequence ATGACAATTAAAAAAAATGAAGCTGATCCTCGTGTGATACGTACACGGCGACTCCTTCAGGACGCTTTTGCTTCGTTAATTCAAGAAAAAGACTTTGAATCGATAACCGTTAGGGATATTGCAGAGCGGGCTACTGTTAACAGAGCGACTTTTTATGCGCACTTTGTAGATAAATTCGAAATTCTAGAGGCCAGACTAATGGAATCCTTTATGACAATCATAAATCGTAGAATAAGCGGTCACGAAGTATTAAATGAAGAAACCATTCAGAGTATTTTTCTGGGGGTATGCGATTTTCACAAGAGTCTAAGCACTATGTGCAAAAGAAGGTATACATCGCTTGGGGCTGTATTCGAAATTCAAATAAAGGAAAAAATTCAAACGATACTTCTTTCCTTTATAGACAAAGACAAGATGCTGTCGAGTCCAAACGCGCAATTCTTAATAAATACAGCTACTAACATGTTAAGTTGGGGGATGTATGGGGCGGCCTACGCTTGGAACAAAGAGGGGCATCTAATAAGTGCGGAATCATTCGTTAAACAGACTATGCCCTTAGTGATGAACGGAGCTAAAGAATTGCTAGGATAG
- a CDS encoding MFS transporter, whose translation MNSTWKVYVLALVSFLVGTSNYIISGVLDRIAETMGTSVAAAGQLITVYSLAYAVGTPILMALTAKMDRRKLLLYSLGLFIIANLLTFILSGFGLFIAARIITALGAGVVTVNALSIAAKIAPPGKQASAIANVTMGITASLIIGVPLGRMVASAFGWKAVFLAIAIVGVIAMLVISAVFPRLQGDKPVPLIKQFALLKKPQVLVALAITFFWLGGYSLAYTYISPFLLEVTHLNESLISAALFVFGIASLIGSKVGGYSADKRGIIFTLVSGMVLHVISLILLSLVGQSIIAVFAILILWSFAAWSSAPAQQFNLVSLVPESSGVMLSLNSSMMQLAMAVGAGIGGLIVNRVSLASITWFGVFGVLMAIIAVFVLSSMASRHSAVQTAD comes from the coding sequence ATGAATAGCACATGGAAGGTTTACGTTCTAGCCTTGGTCAGCTTTTTAGTTGGAACATCCAATTACATCATTTCGGGGGTATTGGACCGGATCGCAGAGACGATGGGAACAAGTGTTGCGGCAGCAGGCCAGCTCATTACGGTTTATTCCCTGGCCTATGCGGTCGGCACACCTATTTTAATGGCGCTGACGGCCAAAATGGACCGGCGTAAGCTTTTACTTTATTCGCTGGGCCTCTTTATTATCGCAAATCTGCTGACATTTATATTGTCCGGCTTCGGTCTCTTCATTGCCGCCAGAATCATTACGGCGTTAGGCGCCGGGGTGGTCACCGTTAACGCGCTCAGTATCGCCGCCAAAATCGCTCCGCCAGGCAAGCAAGCCAGCGCCATCGCCAACGTTACCATGGGCATTACCGCATCGCTCATCATCGGCGTCCCACTCGGCAGAATGGTAGCCTCGGCTTTTGGCTGGAAAGCGGTATTTCTGGCCATCGCAATTGTCGGGGTTATCGCCATGCTTGTCATTTCTGCGGTTTTTCCACGTTTGCAGGGCGACAAGCCTGTCCCTTTGATTAAACAATTTGCTTTGTTAAAAAAACCTCAGGTTTTGGTTGCTTTAGCGATTACTTTTTTCTGGTTGGGCGGATATTCCCTCGCCTATACTTACATCTCCCCTTTTCTGCTAGAGGTGACTCATTTAAATGAATCATTGATTAGCGCAGCTCTGTTCGTGTTCGGCATTGCCAGTTTGATTGGCTCGAAAGTCGGCGGCTACAGCGCGGATAAACGGGGCATTATATTCACGCTCGTTTCAGGGATGGTGCTTCATGTCATTTCGTTGATTTTGCTATCCTTAGTCGGACAGTCGATCATTGCCGTATTCGCCATTTTGATCCTCTGGTCTTTTGCCGCCTGGTCATCCGCTCCGGCGCAGCAATTTAACCTGGTCTCGCTTGTTCCTGAATCCTCGGGCGTCATGCTAAGCTTGAACAGTTCCATGATGCAACTTGCCATGGCTGTTGGCGCAGGAATCGGCGGGCTGATCGTTAACCGTGTTTCTTTGGCATCCATTACCTGGTTCGGGGTATTCGGCGTTCTCATGGCCATCATTGCCGTGTTTGTATTGTCCAGCATGGCATCACGGCATTCGGCGGTGCAGACAGCGGATTAA
- a CDS encoding cobalamin-independent methionine synthase II family protein, with protein MTDKFQIVGSLLRPEELLKYKTQIEHRDDIQYPFYENFEGYAECETEAIKQVVKKEIEHNLSVVTDGEFSKSMWHLDFVWGFDGAQRYIADHGYFFRDVDGTSKYETRKDIGLRITGKLSGKNHHFIKLFKQLQETAGDQPTKLCVPSPSHIYGELSWSDNIGGTDAVYQNKQELKAGLVSAYKEFVEEFAAAGGKILQFDDCLWELFADDNPNSPFTGEHINQAEVQGLATEFIEINNTVIDFGHSLGLKMWTHNCRGNYDSRNMGGGSYAKIANLFLKQLKYDRFFLEWDDDRAGSIEALEVFKDRPETEIVLGLLSSKTNTLDDEARVIRLLDEASKIIDKDRLLLSHQCGFASCDGGNELSEAEQWAKIDQGQRIAKQYWGS; from the coding sequence ATGACTGACAAGTTCCAGATCGTAGGAAGTTTGTTGCGGCCCGAAGAGCTGCTGAAATATAAAACGCAAATTGAACATCGTGATGATATCCAGTATCCGTTCTATGAAAATTTCGAAGGGTATGCCGAGTGCGAGACCGAGGCGATCAAACAGGTCGTGAAAAAGGAAATCGAGCATAACCTGTCGGTTGTTACGGACGGCGAATTCTCCAAATCGATGTGGCATCTGGATTTTGTATGGGGCTTTGACGGAGCCCAGCGTTATATCGCGGACCATGGCTACTTTTTCCGGGATGTGGACGGAACCTCGAAATATGAAACACGCAAAGATATCGGCCTGCGCATTACAGGCAAACTGAGCGGAAAGAATCATCATTTCATTAAGTTGTTCAAACAGCTGCAAGAAACGGCTGGCGATCAGCCAACGAAGCTTTGCGTACCGTCTCCTTCCCATATCTATGGTGAACTTTCCTGGTCGGATAACATTGGCGGCACGGATGCGGTTTATCAGAACAAACAAGAGCTCAAGGCGGGCCTTGTGAGCGCGTATAAGGAATTCGTGGAGGAATTCGCTGCGGCAGGCGGCAAAATTCTTCAGTTCGATGATTGCTTGTGGGAGCTGTTTGCAGACGACAACCCGAACTCTCCGTTTACAGGGGAGCATATTAATCAAGCAGAGGTTCAGGGTCTCGCCACCGAATTTATTGAGATTAACAATACGGTGATTGACTTCGGTCATAGCCTCGGCTTGAAAATGTGGACACACAACTGCCGCGGGAACTATGATTCCCGCAACATGGGCGGTGGATCTTATGCGAAAATCGCCAACCTGTTCCTGAAGCAATTGAAATATGATCGCTTTTTCCTGGAATGGGATGATGATCGTGCGGGTTCGATTGAAGCACTGGAGGTATTCAAGGACAGACCGGAAACGGAGATTGTTCTGGGCCTGCTGTCTTCCAAAACCAATACGCTGGATGATGAAGCACGCGTCATCCGTCTGCTTGACGAAGCATCCAAAATCATTGATAAGGATCGTCTGCTGCTCTCGCATCAATGCGGCTTTGCATCCTGCGATGGCGGGAACGAGCTAAGCGAAGCAGAGCAATGGGCAAAAATCGATCAAGGTCAACGGATTGCCAAGCAATACTGGGGTAGCTAG
- a CDS encoding tRNA dihydrouridine synthase, which translates to MKDNFWRDLPRPFFILAPMEDVTDVVFRHVVSEAARPDVFFTEFANTESYCHPDGNHSVRGRLTFTEDEQPMVAHIWGDKPEYFRQMSIGMAKEGFKGIDINMGCPVANVAENGKGSGLICRPDIAADIIQAAKAGGLPVSVKTRLGFTAVDEWRDWLTHILKQDIVNLSIHLRTREEMSKVDAHWELIPEIKKLRDEVAPDTLLTINGDIPDRQTGLKLAEQYGVDGIMIGRGIFHNPFAFEKEPKDHSSAELLGLLRLHLDLHDQYSAQMRRSFSALVRFFKIYVRGFRGASELRNHLMNAKSTSEVRALLDEFGSKHSDEADE; encoded by the coding sequence ATGAAAGACAATTTTTGGCGTGATTTACCACGGCCTTTCTTTATACTGGCGCCCATGGAAGATGTGACGGATGTTGTGTTTCGCCATGTCGTAAGCGAAGCAGCCAGACCGGATGTGTTTTTTACGGAGTTTGCGAATACCGAGAGCTATTGCCACCCGGATGGGAACCACAGTGTGCGCGGACGTTTGACTTTTACAGAGGATGAACAGCCGATGGTAGCCCATATCTGGGGAGATAAGCCGGAATACTTTCGTCAGATGAGTATCGGCATGGCGAAGGAAGGGTTTAAAGGCATCGATATTAATATGGGTTGTCCTGTAGCGAATGTAGCGGAGAATGGGAAGGGAAGCGGGCTGATCTGCCGTCCCGACATTGCAGCGGACATTATCCAGGCGGCCAAAGCCGGGGGATTGCCCGTCAGTGTAAAAACAAGGCTCGGTTTCACCGCGGTAGACGAATGGCGCGACTGGTTGACCCATATTTTGAAGCAAGACATTGTGAATCTGTCCATTCATCTGCGGACAAGAGAGGAAATGAGCAAGGTCGACGCGCATTGGGAACTGATTCCGGAGATTAAGAAGCTTCGCGATGAGGTGGCGCCCGATACACTGCTGACCATTAACGGGGATATTCCTGACCGTCAGACCGGCCTGAAGCTCGCTGAACAATACGGTGTGGATGGCATTATGATCGGGCGCGGGATTTTCCATAATCCATTCGCTTTTGAGAAGGAGCCGAAGGATCATAGCAGTGCGGAATTGCTTGGTCTGCTGCGGCTGCATCTGGATCTTCATGATCAATATTCGGCACAGATGCGGCGCTCCTTCAGCGCACTTGTCCGCTTCTTCAAAATCTATGTCCGTGGATTCCGAGGGGCAAGCGAACTCCGAAATCACTTAATGAACGCAAAGTCAACAAGTGAAGTACGTGCGCTGCTCGATGAGTTTGGAAGCAAGCATTCTGATGAGGCAGATGAATGA